The DNA region GCCTGCAGCGATGCATAGCAGCCGGCTGGGGCGAGAAGTTCGGTAGGCACGTCGTCAGTCATGGGGCGCAAAGATGCTTCAATTTTGCCAATGTGCCAAATAATGAGTGCGGCGGGACATCATTGGTCCGCATAGGCCGGGCCGCGACGCACGCTGGTTGGTGGGGAAATCCACGCGGTCAGCCGTGCTGGCGGCGCAGATTGGTCGGCGGGATGCCGAGGGCGTCGCGGTACTTGGCAATGGTGCGGCGCGCCACTTTGAGTCCCTCGGCTTCGAGCAGTTGGCTGATTTTGGCGTCGGAGAGCGGCTTGGCTGGATCTTCTGCGGCGACGAGTTCGGCGATGCGTTCTTTGACCGATGTATTGGCCACGCCTTCGCCCTGCGACGACTGGAAGCCTGCCGTGAAAAAGCGGCGCAGCTCGACGATGCCATGCGGAGTCACGGCGTATTTCCCGTTAATGGCGCGCGAGACGGTGGTTTCATGCACGCCGATGGCATCGGCCACCTGCTGCATGGTGAGCGGGCGGAGCTCTGAGAATCCGCCTTCAAAGTAGGGTTGTTGGTGGATCACCAGTTGTTCTGCGATCCGGCGCAGCGTTTCCTGACGCTGCTCGATGCACTGAATGATGAACTTGCCCGAGCGAATCTTCTCGCGGATGAACGTGCGCGCTTCCTGGTTGGTCGAGGCCTCCGCGATCAGATCTTTGTAATAGCGGCTGATGCGCAGGCGCGGCATCGATGCGTCGTTCAGCGTGATCTGAAACTCGCCCTTGGAGTCTGGTAGAATGGTGAGGTCGGGGTCGATGTAGCGCGCGGTCTGGTCGTTCATCGAGTCGGCCGGGCGCGGCGTGAGTGTGGCGATGAGTTCTACCGCCGTGTTGACGTCCGCCACCGTGACCCCGAGCGCTTTGGCAATTTCCGGGCGTTTGTTACGGGTCAGCGCATCGAAGTGATGCTCGACCATTTGTGCGGCTATCGAGCCGGTGTAGCCCCGGCGTTCGAGCTGAATGAGGAGGCAATCCGCCAAATCGCGCGCGCCTATTCCCGCCGGATCCAGCGTCAGCAGCGTGCTGTAGGCGGTCTCCACCGCATCGAGAGGCAACAGGTTGTCGAGCGCGATGTCTTCCAAGCTGATGGTGAGGTAGCCGCGTTCGTCGAGGGCGGCTACCAGCAGGTCAAATGCTTCGCGGCTCTCTGGATCGAGCGGAGTCATGGCCACCTGTTGTTGCAAGTGACTGGCGAGCGACTCGGGTGAGCTGATGGAGTCGTAGAGGTGGTCTACCAGGTCTTCGTGTTCGCGGTTGCGGCCGATGTGCTGGCCGCTGAGGATTTGTTCCTCGCGCAGGTCTTCGTCCCATTGTTCCAGCTCGCGCAAGTCGTCGTCGCGCTCGTCGGCTTGTTCTTCCGCCGCGTCGAGCGATGTGTCTGCGGTATCGTCCTCGAGGGTAGGGTTGGCCTCCAATTCCTGCTGCACGAGCTGGCGCAGTTCCAGCGCGGGAGCCTGCAGAATGTCCAGACTCTGGCGCATCTGCGGCGACAGCCTCTGCTGCAATCCCATCTCCTGATGCTGCGACACACCAAAGGCCGGACGAGACGAACCGGTCGGGTAGTTGTGTGTCGGTGGGAGGCTCACAGCGCGACTATTGAGCCTGTCTGATAGGCGTTCAAGCAAGAATTGTGCCAGATGGATGGGGGGCTGTGGAGCTTTGTTGCCGACCTTAAGTCACGTTGCCCCGCCTCAAGGTTTTGGGGAGAGTTGGGAGTGTTGCGCCATTTAATCATGACACTCGGTCAGGCATGGATTTGAGGCGTGGTCGGTGGAAGCGAGAGTTAGATCGCGAAGTTAACGGAAATATGAAGTGACCTCTCGTGTCGTGGGGGATGCTTGATTGGAAAGAATATTTTAGATTGAAAGGCTGCCCTTTTCCGCTGGTTCGACGTCATGGAAGACTACTCGCGCCGCGCATTCATCAGGACCAGCCTATCCGGATTTTTGGGAGTGACTCTGGCTCTGCCCACCATCACCGCGCTTGCGACGCGGGCTCAGGCATTTGAGGGGCGGGTTCCGCCAGGGGCTCCGATACATTGGGATGCCTTTCTTGAGGCCATCGCCAAGGAAGCTGCCAAGCAGCACCTCGACCGCTGGGACGAGAGGGCTTACGTTGCCGAGATGGCCAAGTTGGCCCGTCGCCTAGACCTCAAGGACGAGCGTCTGATCCTGGCTCTTGAAAAGGCCAAAAAGGGGATTGGCAACGGTCGCATTGATTTCGATCATCTTGAAAAGAACGAGGACTTCCAAGTCTCGTTCCTACAGTTCGAGAAAGGCGAAAAGATCGACTGCCATGATCACCCTGAAATGACCGGAGTGCTCCTGTGCGCCACCGGTGAGGTCGACGTCTGGAATTATGACCTGGTGGGTGAGGAACCCGAGCCCGGTCACGTCCTCTTGCGTGAGGTTCAGCATACTCGTCTGAAGAAGAGCCATGTCTCCACGCTGACCTCGAAGGAGAGCAATATCCATCGTCTTAAAGCGCGCGAGTTGACCCAACTCGTGGACATCTTCACTCCACCTTACAATGAGGATCGCTCCAAGCGCTCGCGCTGGTTCGCTGTCGATGACGAGCCCTATCAAGGACAGGGCAAAGACTTCCTAGCTCAGGTGAGATAAGCTTCGGAAAGATGCGGTGGCGGAACGAAGATGCCCGCATGTGCTGGATGCGTTCCCAGGAAGGCTGCTCATGCGAGGGCTGGTTTGACAAGAAGAGAGAGGAGGGAGATCTTGCTCGATGATGTCCGGTGTTTCGAAAGCGGTTGGTTGGGCGCTGGTTTTGTCCGTTGGGGCGGTTGCGGCAGCTGAGGAGCTGCATCTCGACTTTGTGTCGGATCAGGATGGGCCTCGTTGGTCGGCAGTCAATGACGGGGTGATGGGAGGGCTTTCGCAAGGAGGAGCCCGGATGAAGGCCGGGGTGATGCATTTTTCAGGAACTCTTTCGCTGGAGAATAACGGAGGGTTCGCTTCGGTGCGGACACAGAACTATCGAGCGGATCTCAGCGGGACCAAGGGGATCAGGCTGCGGGTGTTTGGGGATGGCCGAACCTACCAACTGCGCGTCAGCACCGATGCTCGATTCAGACAATCCCGCATTGCCTACAAGGCGGAGTTTACGCCGCAAAAAGGAGAGTGGACTGAGGTCGATGTCCCATTCGTCAATATGGTTCCGAGCTGGAGAGGCAGGTTGCTCGAGGGACCTGAGCTGGATCTTTCCAAGATCACTCAGATTGGAATCTTGCTGGGCGATAAGAAGGAAGGTCCCTTTTCTTTGAAGGTAGATTGGATGAAGAGCTTCTGAGGTCGCTTGTTGATGATGTGGGTGCCTGGGTATCGGCAGATTCCCTAGCTGGATTGCGGATAGTTGTCGGGGGTGAGGAAGATGGGGTGTGGGTGATCTTGGATTTTAAGGAGCAGGCAGCGGTCGAGTGGGGAGTCGTTGGAGAATGGGTGGAGGAGGTGCGATGGGAGTTGGGAGGTTTCCACGGGCCAGAGGTGTTTGGGGATGGTTTGGATGTGTCGGTTGGGGAAATGCGTGATGAGTTCACATTGGCGGAGCCAGTGGCCTCGGCGTGCGCCATGGCTCAAAAACTCGGCTTCGGCTGGGTGCCCGGATGTGATGTGATCGAAGACTGCGCCGAGGATGAGGTGTTGAGGGGCGATGGATTCGTTGCGGTATTTGGCGGGAAGGTGATCTCGGTACTTTTTGGTAAGGATGAGCTGATGGCTTCGCAGGCGGTGGAGCTTCTTGAAGAAGTTGTCCCTGGCATCGGGGCCGGGGAGGAGTAGTCCGTCGGGTGATTGGACGGCGAGGTAGAATTTGACCGCAAGTTCGAGGTGGATGAGCCGGCCTGACGCATGGTCTCGAAGAAGGAAGTCGATTTCGCCCTGGGTTTTATGGATGGAACTCTGGAGTTGCAGGTTGCGCTCCAAGAGCTCGTAACGGTGCGAGGATTGGATTAGGAGAGCGAGCGCATCTTCGTACAGATGCCCGAGTTTTTGATCCAAGTTGAGAGGGCTGCTGACCTCCGCGGGAGACAAGGGCTCACGATCGAACGAGCTGGCCTCGGGGAGGTGCTTGATGAGCAACGGTGAGTTGCAGAGTGCGTGGAGGATGAGCGTAGTGGGCATCTATCTGAAATGCTGGTGTGGATTCTCTATTGTGGGCGAGCAGGCCACACGCTGGCAAGTAGGGGTGGGAAGGTCGGAAGGGAGCGCAGCGCATTATGCCGGGTGGGGATGCGGTTCTCTCTTGTGGTGAGCGGGAGATTTATGACCAGCTCGAATGGCACTAACTTAAGGTGCCAGGTCGTGTCGGGAGCGGCCATCGGGGAGGGTGCTGCGCCTTGGCGGTATCGCACGCTCGGCCGGGGGGCGTATTTACCTAGGGTGGCGCTCGCCTGAGGCTCGCTGACCCTAGGCTGTTATGAGACGCGCTTTCAGCGCGGAATTGACGACGCCGAGGCTTAAGTTAGTGCCATTCATGACCAGCTCTATTTTGAAAATCGACCGAGCTGGTGCACCTTCATCCTCCGGTCTTCCCCCGGAGTAATAGACTATGTTTGAGACACTAACACTCGCCGCCATCGAATGGCAATTTGTCCTCGGCTCTACCTGGTTGGAGATCATTGCCACTGTCTCGGCGATTCTCGGGGTCATTCTGATCGCGCGTCAGAACATACTCGGATGGCCGCTGGGGATTGTCTGGGCGGCGATCTCCGCTTGGCTCTGCTTCACCCAATGGCAATTGGTTTCCGACGGCATTCTCTATCTCATCTACATCCCCATTCAGATTTACTGTTGGGTTCAATGGAAAATGGGTGACTCGGAATCCGGCGCTCCGCTGCATCCCACGTGGATGCCTGCGAAGAAACAAGGGATACTCGTCGCTTGTGCGCTCGGCAGCATCGTTCTGTGGGCATTTGGTATCTCAGCCATGGCGCGGAATGTGAGTTGGATTCCCGAGCCCGCGCTGCTGTGGCGTGACTCCACGACCACCGTGCTCAACTTTTTTGCCCAATTCCTCCAAGCCAGAAAGCGGATGGAAAACTGGGTGCTCTGGCTCGTTGTGAATTGCCTCGGTATTCACATCTACTGGGTCAAGGATGCGCCGATCTACTCCGTTCAATATGGCTTTTTCCTGATCCTGGGGATTTACGGATGGGTTGAATGGCACCGTTCGCGTAAGCAGTTACAGGAAGGGAAATAGGAGGGATGGTATTTCCACGCATAGTCATCACCGGGCCCGAATCCTCAGGGAAGACGACACTGTGTCGCTACTTGGCCGACACACTGCAGATTCCGATGGCTCTGGAGTATGCGCGCATCTATTTGGAGGCGTATGGGCCGGACTATGATCTGGAAATACTCCAGACCATCGCGCGCGAGCACTTGGAGTACCAACAGCAACAGGTTCCTGAGTCCGCCCGGCTTGGCCTCTTTGATACGGATCTGATCAATTTCAAGATCTGGGCCGATGAGGTCTTCGGGTGCTGTCCGGATGAGATTACACAAGGAATCCGAAATGAAGCCCATCACCGATATCTACTCTGCGCTCCGGATTTGCCATGGGAGCCGGACCCTTTGCGCGAGAACCCGGATAACCGTGACTACCTCTTTCAGCGGCATCTGGGCGAAATCCAGAGACTTGGGCGCCCCTATGAGATTGTGCGTGGTTCAGGCGATGCCCGCCTCAGATCCGCCGACGAAGCGATCAGGAAGTTGCTCCGGTGAAATATGGGCGCAGTGCGGGGTAAGCGTATTTTTTGAACAGGTGGCCGGCAATATCCTCCGTGGTCGATTCCCCAGTCCCTCCCCGATGAGTGCGGGGCACGTCATCGGGGGCGAGAGGAGGATCCTAGTGTGAGAGCATGGATGCTGGGATTTGGGTTTTCACGCCATTGGGTGGGGTGATCGAGACTTCGAGTTGTTGTCCGCCGGTGATTTCCAAGTACGAGACTTCGAATGGGTAGATTCCTTTTTCCAGGAGTGCATTGGCGGACTTGGTGGTGAAGCCATGTGGGCCATCGTGGTTGACGACCGTGATTTCTCCAAGTTTCAGTATCGAGCCGTCATCGCTACCCAAGGAGAAGGTGTACAAGCCGGACTCTGGGATCTCGATATACCCTGTGAAGCGGCAGGCGAAGTGGTCGTCGCGTTTTCTGATGTCCAGGCTAGGTGCCGGGATCACAGAGGATGTGACATTTTCGAGGGTGCTGAAGTCTGGGATTCTTTGCCAGTTCCCCTCAACGTATTCACTGATGAGTCCAGGCCTGCGGTCCTCTGCTGGTGTGGGAACGAACTGTGCGCAGTTGATCACGGTTTCCTCGCTGATACGATCGCCCTTAACGAGTACGGCACGAATGGTGGTTTGTTCGCTGACCTCGATTGGTTGTGTGTAGGGAGTGGACTGTAGGGTTGGTTTCGAGCCATCGGTTGTCATCAGGACACGGAATCCGGCCGGCGGGTCTTGGAAAGTGACCGTGGTGCTGCCGGAGAAGATATGGGTGGATGCATTTGGCTGGGGCACCGGCATGCGGTAGTGGATGTCGCGCGCATCGAGTGCGGCGTAGTGGTTATTGAGTCGGTGTTGGAAAGCGCTCAGATTTTTGTGCTCTGATTCGGTCCAGAGGGTTTCAGCCATAGCGAGCATACGTGGCATGATCATGTATTCTACGCGGTCGGTGGTTTCCATCCACTCGGTCCAGACATTGCCTTGGGCGCCGAGAAATTGCTTTTCAAAGCGGGTACCGCGGAATTGTGCGGGTACTGGATCCCATTGGTAGACGCTCTCTGTGGAGTTCGCTGCGTAAGCGAAATCGAAGTAGCATGGGTTCATCGGGGTCATGATGACCTCGTGCCCTTTCGTTACGGTTTCAGGGATGGCGTTCAGGCCGATCCAGAACATGACAGTGGCGTTGGGTGCCAGTCCGCCATGGGTGATTTCATCCCATCCGATGAGGCGTTTTTGATGGGCGTTGAGAAACTTCTCCATGCGTTTGATGAAGTAGCTTTGGAGGTCATTGGTATTCTTGAGCTCAAGCTCACGCATTTTCGTTTGGCAGTGCGGGCATTGATTCCAGAACGCTTTGACCACTTCGTCGCCACCGATGTGAATGTACTCGTCTGGGAAGAGCTCCATGACCTCCTTGAGGACGTCTTCGAGGAAGGTGAAGGTGAATTCTTTCCCAGCGCAGTAGGAGTTTTGTTTGGATGGTGTCCAGTTTTCGCCATCTGATACGAGGTCCCCCCCGCAAGCCAGCTCTGGGTAGGCGGAGATTGCCGGCAGGCTGTGTCCTGGCATTTCGATCTCAGGGATGACGCGAACGTTGCGTTGTTTCGCGTAGGCGACAATTTCACGCACATCGTCCTGGGTGTAATAGCCGCCGTAGACTTCGGTGCTGTCCCGTTCTTCCATCGATTTAGGGAACGCCAACTCAGTGACCCGCCAGCCTTGGCCCGATCCCTTGCGGAACCCACCAAGCTCTGTCAGCTTGGGGTACTTTTTGATTTCGAGTCTCCAGCCTCCGTCGTCGATGAGGTGCCAGTGAAAGACATTCATCTTATAGGCTGCCAGCAGGTCGATGTATTTCTTTACAAAGTCCTTGCCGAAGAAGTGGCGGGATTCGTCCAGATGCATCCCGCGCCACTTGAAGCGTGGTTGGTCGGTGATGTTCAAGGTTTGGATCGATGCATCCGTGCCCTCGATGGAGTCTGGGAGGACTTGTAGCACAGTCTGAAAGCCGTAGAAGAAGCCTGCTGGAGTTGCCGCTGTGATAGTGATGGGCTGGTCCGCTTTGATTTCAAGCGTGTAGCCTTCATCACCGAGTTTGTGGCCATCGGCGGCCTGCCGAAAGGTGATGAGGGTGGGGTGATCACCTTGGCTAGCAGTGGGGTATTTTGAATTGAGTGTCTGCTGGCAGAACTCGACGAGCGTGGCGAGTTCGGGGATTTCCGAGGTGATCTTCAGGGAGTCACCGAGCTGGAGTCTGTTCTCTGATAAGTTGATCTCGTTGGGCTGAGGGATCAGCGAGAGGGTGTCTGCAGAGAGGGGGAGTTGAAAGCCGAGAAGTGCTGAGAGGATGAGTAATTGCTTCATGGGATAGCTTGGGGTGGCGGGAGTACGCAGAGCGGGGGGGGATCCTTCGTATTTTTTCGATTAGATGGCTAATTGAGGGCGGCTGATAGAGGATGCGTTGCGGGTTTGGGGGGATCCCCATCCCGGATCAGTGGGAAGGACTGGGTATCAGCGGGGGGCATCAGGTGCGTCAGCGTGTCGGTGGCGGGCGTAGATGGAGGTATGACTGTGACCGGTAAGATCGGAATAAGGGGGGCGCGGGAGTGCCGGCCGATCAGTGCTGCGGTTGGGCCAGGGCTTGCGAGTTTCTGAATGTAACGAATGTGCTCTTTATGAAGTGGTTACGGCGATTTTTGGTGGTTGGTGGGTCCCCGGTTGTGGGGCTTGGATTTCGGTGTGATGAGGTTGGCGCCGCGAGGCAGTGAACGAAGAAAAGTATGGTGAAGGACATATCAGGTAAAAATGCGGTGCTCGCGATTCAGCATGTGTTCGCGATGTTTGGAGCGACCGTGCTCGTCCCAGCGCTGACCGGGCTTAACCCGGGGATCGCGCTGATTTCCGCCGGGATCGGAACGCTCATATTCCACGCGGTGACTGGTGGGATGGTGCCGGTCTTTCTCGGGTCGAGCTTCGCTTTCATTGGAGCGATCATCTCCATAGCCGGTGAAGGGGGAGAGAACCTGCCCTATGCGATCGGTGCCGTGTTCTTCACCGGGATTATTTACCTTCTCCTGTCGCAGATGGTTCGGTTCGCTGGAATCGATTTGATCAGGAGGCTATTTCCAGCGGTCGTGACTGGGCCGGTGATCATGGTGATCGGGCTTTCTCTCGCGCCGATTGCGGTTGGTATGGCATCCACCCACTGGCCGGTCGCGCTGATCAGCATGGCGACGATTATTGCGATGACCACGCTTGTGAAAGGGTTCTTCAAGCTCGTTCCGATTCTGGTGGGAATCCTCGTGGGGTACCTGGCAGCGATGGCGTTCGGCATTGTCGATTTCACCGCACTGACCAGCAATGAGCGGATCTTTATGAATGTTTCGGATATCGTGCTGCCCAAGTTCCAGCTTGAGGCGATCCTCACGATGGCTCCGATCGCGATTGTTTCGTTTATGGAGCACATCGGCGACATCACTACGAATGGCGCTGTCGTGGGTAAGGATTTCATGAAGAAGCCCGGCCTTCACCGAACCCTTATGGGCGATGGTCTTGCGACGATGTTTGCCGGGCTTGTCGGTGGGCCTGCCAACACCACCTATTCTGAAAACACGGGCGTGCTCGCGGTGACGAAAAACTACAACCCTGCGATCATTCGATTGGCTGCCGTCTTTGCCATCGTGCTCGGAATTTTCAGCCCGATTGCAGCATTCCTCAAAACGCTGCCGGTGGCCGTGATGGGCGGGGTGAGTTTCATTCTCTTCGGGATGATCGCATCGATCGGGATGCGTACCATCGCTCACTCCAGGCTCGACTTTAACAACAGTAGGAACCTAATCATCGTGACGCTGATTCTTGTCACGGGGCTCGCTGGGGTTGAGGTCAATGTGCAGGGTGTCGCACTCAAGGGGATCGGTCTTGCGGCTTTTGTGGGGATGATCAGCAACCTCGTGCTCCACATTATTCTTCCGGACAATCCGGATAACGACTAACAGGGAATACAACCATGAAACAGTTTCCGACGCTCACCGTTACCAATCATCCGTTGATTCAGCACAAGCTGACTTACATCCGGGACAAGTCGACATCGAAGCGCGAGTTCAAAGCCTTGATCGACGAAGTGGGTGCCCTTTTGACCTACGAGATCACCCGTGATCTTCCGCTCACAGCGGTTGAGGTGGAGACGCCGCTGCAGAAAACCGAGTGCCATAAGATCGATGATCGGAATCTGGTGATTGTTCCGCTCCTGCGTGCGGGGCTTGGGTTTGTCGACTCCATCCAGGATCTCATCCCGAACTGCATCGTCAGTCATGTGGGGATGTACCGGGATCACGTAACCAAGGAGCCGGTCACCTATTACACGAATGAGATGCACAACCCGGGGGAGAAGAGTTTCATCATGGTGGACCCAATGCTTGCCACTGGTGGATCCGCGGTGGCTGCAGTGGACTTCCTGAAAGCGAGTGGTGCGCGGGATATCCGTTTTATGTGTCTCGTGGCAGCTCCCGAAGGCGTCGAGCTCTTTGCCAAGGCCCATCCGGATGTCCCGATTTTTGCTGCGGCGCTGGACGAGAAGCTCAATGAGGATGCCTATATTCTTCCGGGCCTGGGCGATGCCGGTGATCGTCTGTTTGGGACGAATTAGGGGGCGGGGCGAGGTTGTTTTTTTAGACAGGATTTACAAGATGGACATGATGTGAATTGCGGGCGTCTGCGGATAGGTCTGTTTTGGAACCACAGAGGACTCAGAGAGCACAGAGTCGTTGAGAGACTGCCCCTATGGAGCTGTCTGGTTTTAGGTTGGGAAAGTGGTCGCTGCGCTCCTTGGGGTTTGGGGGGCGGATGGGAAACCTGCAGTCCGAGGGGGGCTCTTGGACAGAATTCACATGATGCTTTGAATCTGCGGAATCGGCGTAATCTGCGGATCCCCAAAAGCCCCCACCTGCGATGACCTGTTGTCGCGATGCGGGGCACCTCGCTTGCGTTCCATCCCATTCATCCTGCCCATCTGTGGAAAAACACAAAGCCTCGACCATCGGCTCCGGATGTTCTGTCGGATCCGTGGATGGTTAAAGAGATGAGGCGGCGAGCCTTAGCACTACCCGTTGGCGTCGAGCCAGGCGAGGGCGTCGTCGCGGGTGGTGAGTTGGCCGTCGAGTTGGAGGGTTTGGATTTCGTTGAGGATTTTGCCGAGGTTGGGGCCGGGCTTGTGGCCGCGCTCGATCAGATCGCGGCCGGTGACGAGAGGTGGGGGGACGACTGGTTCGTTGGCGAACTCATCGCGCTTGGCGAGGACGAACTCGTAGTTCTCGGTGATGCCATTGGACGACGCGCAGTCGACCCGGTGGAGTTCGATTTCGTCGGTGAATGTGGGAGCGTCCATGAAGCGGCGCAGCGTCGATCGCTTCATCTTGGTCACGTTCATGAAGGTCATGTGGCGTGCGACCATCGGGCGCACGGCGTCGATCAGATGGTTCGGAGCTTTGAGTCGGCGCAGGATTTCCTCTGCCATTTCCGCGCCCACGCGGTCGTGGCCGTTGAAGCGGATGCGACCGGTCTCGTCGACGGTGCGGGTGGCGGGCTTTGCGATGTCGTGCAACAGGACGGCCCAGACCAGCGCTTCCGAGGCGTCTGCCGGGATCATGTCGAGCATGATGCGTGTGTGTTGGTAGACGTCGCCCTCGGGGTGGAACTCGGGTGGTTGGTCGCAGCCCTGGAGTTGGATGATTTCGGGCAGGATGTGCTGCATGAGTCCGGATTCCACCAGCAGGTCGAAGCCGCGGACGCGGTTGGGGTGGGTGAGGATGGTGCGGACTTCCGCGAAGATGCGCTCCACGCTGATTTGCGTGATCTGCGGGGCATGGGCTTGCAGCGCGACCCACGTGGACTCTTCGATTTTCAAGTCGAAGCGGGCGGCGAAGCGGACGGCGCGCAGCATGCGGAGGTAATCCTCGGCGAAGCGTGTTTCGGCATCGCCGATGGCGCGCAGCGTGCGGGCATCCAGATCCTGTTGGCCGCCGATGAAGTCGATCACTTCGCCGGTGGCTGGGTTTTCAAACAATCCATTGATGGTGAAGTCGCGGCGGTGGGCGTCCTTTTCCGGAGTGGAATAACAGACGCTATCCGGGCGGCGGCCGTCGCCGTAGGAGCCGTCTTCGCGGAACGTGGCGACTTCGAAATCGAAGCCGTGGTAGTGGACGAGTGCTACGCCGAAGTGGGCACCGACCATGCGCACTTTGGAGAAGGCCGCGGCGACCTGCTGCGGCGTGGCATTGGTGGCGATGTCGTAATCCTTCACGTGGTTGCCCATCAGTCGGTCGCGCACGCAGCCACCGGCGAAGAACGCGGTGAACCCGGCATCGGTGAGGGTGGCAACGACTGAGCAGGCGGCTTGGCGGAGAGGATCGGTCATGACGCGGAAATTGGATGGCAGCTCGCGTGATTTCGCGGTTGCACAATGGTGAGAAACTTCGTTGATGTTGGTATGCTTGGCAATCCTGTGGATGTAGTTCTTAACCTGGCGGCGTTTATGATCGGCGCCTGTGTGGGGTCGTTTCTTAATGTGTGCATCTACCGGTGGCCGCTGGATCTGAAAGTGGACGAACCCAAGCGCTCGTTCTGCCCGAAGTGCAAGAGCCCGATCCCGATGTGGCGTAACGTGCCGATTTTGAGTTGGTTGATGTTGCGGGGCAAGTGTGGCGACTGCAAGGCGCCGATCCCGGTGCGGTATGTGTTGGTGGAGTTGTTCACCGCGCTGGGCTTTCTGGCGATCTGGCTTCACTGGCCGCCTGCGGTGGCGGTGGCGCTGATCTTTTTCTTTGTGTGCTGCATGGTCACCCTGTGGGTGGACATGGAGCATTACATCATCCCGGATCAGGTTTCGATCAACGCGGTGCCGCTCGGGCTGCTGGCCGGTGCTCTGGCCCCTGGATTGTTTGACGAGCAAATCTGGTACCGCGGGTTGATGTGGAGTGCGCTGGGAGCATTGACCGGCTATGTCGTGCTTTATGGCGTGGTGGAGCTGGGCAAGAAGCTCTTCGGACGCAAGCGGCTCAAGCTGGACGGGGTGGAAAAGTGGTCGGCCCGCGATGGCGAGCAGGGGCCGGTTTTCTCATTGGGCGACGAGAAGTACGAGTGGGAGGAGTTGTTTTCGCGTCCGACCGACCGGCTGGTGGTGACTTCTCCGGCGGTACGTTTTGACGTGGCGGATGGTTCCTCGGTGAGCCACCAGGAGGTCGACGTGCATTTGGGTTGGGACTCGGTGCGTGTCGTGCGTGGTGGCAAGAACGGTGAAACGGTGGACGAATGGCCGCTCGACCAGGTGAAGACGATCCGCGGCGAGGCGGCTGATGTGGTGATCCCGCGCGAGGCGATGGGCTTTGGCGATGTGAAGTGGTTGGCGATGGCCGGATGCTTCATCGGTTGGCAGGGTGTCTTCTTCACCGTGGGGGCGGCGTCCTTGATTGGCACCTTGCTTTCCGTGGTGCTGACGGTGGTTGGTTTGCGTGCGTGGACGACACGTATTCCTTTTGGGCCTTATTTAGTGATCGGGGCTTGGTTGTGGTTACTCTTTGGTTCTGAGTGGGTTGAGGGGTATTTGAAGTGGTCTGGGTTCGGTGGGTTTTGAGAAAAAATGAAATTTTAGACTCAAAAGGTCTTGCATTCATTTTCTGAGGGTGTATCCTTCGCCAGCTCCGCTTCGGCGGACATGAGAAAGCTCGGTTCGATGCTTTTCAAAGGTTTCTGGGGGTTTCCTTTGAGAATGTTCAACCGGGCTTTCTTTTTTTATTTTCAGGGAGGACGGGGTGCCGAAAGGTGGCTCCGGGAATCTGCGAAAAATAGAGAATTTCTCGTTGCATACTCCGCGTGGGTGGTGCATAGATTCCCACCCGATCGCCACGGCGGCCGGACAAGCAAATTTTCCCAAATGCGCGATTAGCTCAGTGGTAGAGCAATGCCTTGACATGGCAGAGGTCACTGGTTCAAATCCAGTATTGCGCACCATTTTACAACCAGCGACTGCACCGGCGGTCGCTGGTTTTTTTGTGGCAGGTGGGACTTGGGTCCGTGCCACTAGCCCCGGGCGACAAAAAGAGGCAGGCGCGGAAGAATCCACACCTGCCTCCAGGCTTTTGG from Sulfuriroseicoccus oceanibius includes:
- a CDS encoding family 20 glycosylhydrolase, which codes for MKQLLILSALLGFQLPLSADTLSLIPQPNEINLSENRLQLGDSLKITSEIPELATLVEFCQQTLNSKYPTASQGDHPTLITFRQAADGHKLGDEGYTLEIKADQPITITAATPAGFFYGFQTVLQVLPDSIEGTDASIQTLNITDQPRFKWRGMHLDESRHFFGKDFVKKYIDLLAAYKMNVFHWHLIDDGGWRLEIKKYPKLTELGGFRKGSGQGWRVTELAFPKSMEERDSTEVYGGYYTQDDVREIVAYAKQRNVRVIPEIEMPGHSLPAISAYPELACGGDLVSDGENWTPSKQNSYCAGKEFTFTFLEDVLKEVMELFPDEYIHIGGDEVVKAFWNQCPHCQTKMRELELKNTNDLQSYFIKRMEKFLNAHQKRLIGWDEITHGGLAPNATVMFWIGLNAIPETVTKGHEVIMTPMNPCYFDFAYAANSTESVYQWDPVPAQFRGTRFEKQFLGAQGNVWTEWMETTDRVEYMIMPRMLAMAETLWTESEHKNLSAFQHRLNNHYAALDARDIHYRMPVPQPNASTHIFSGSTTVTFQDPPAGFRVLMTTDGSKPTLQSTPYTQPIEVSEQTTIRAVLVKGDRISEETVINCAQFVPTPAEDRRPGLISEYVEGNWQRIPDFSTLENVTSSVIPAPSLDIRKRDDHFACRFTGYIEIPESGLYTFSLGSDDGSILKLGEITVVNHDGPHGFTTKSANALLEKGIYPFEVSYLEITGGQQLEVSITPPNGVKTQIPASMLSH
- a CDS encoding uracil-xanthine permease family protein, which gives rise to MVKDISGKNAVLAIQHVFAMFGATVLVPALTGLNPGIALISAGIGTLIFHAVTGGMVPVFLGSSFAFIGAIISIAGEGGENLPYAIGAVFFTGIIYLLLSQMVRFAGIDLIRRLFPAVVTGPVIMVIGLSLAPIAVGMASTHWPVALISMATIIAMTTLVKGFFKLVPILVGILVGYLAAMAFGIVDFTALTSNERIFMNVSDIVLPKFQLEAILTMAPIAIVSFMEHIGDITTNGAVVGKDFMKKPGLHRTLMGDGLATMFAGLVGGPANTTYSENTGVLAVTKNYNPAIIRLAAVFAIVLGIFSPIAAFLKTLPVAVMGGVSFILFGMIASIGMRTIAHSRLDFNNSRNLIIVTLILVTGLAGVEVNVQGVALKGIGLAAFVGMISNLVLHIILPDNPDND
- the upp gene encoding uracil phosphoribosyltransferase — its product is MKQFPTLTVTNHPLIQHKLTYIRDKSTSKREFKALIDEVGALLTYEITRDLPLTAVEVETPLQKTECHKIDDRNLVIVPLLRAGLGFVDSIQDLIPNCIVSHVGMYRDHVTKEPVTYYTNEMHNPGEKSFIMVDPMLATGGSAVAAVDFLKASGARDIRFMCLVAAPEGVELFAKAHPDVPIFAAALDEKLNEDAYILPGLGDAGDRLFGTN
- a CDS encoding CCA tRNA nucleotidyltransferase; amino-acid sequence: MTDPLRQAACSVVATLTDAGFTAFFAGGCVRDRLMGNHVKDYDIATNATPQQVAAAFSKVRMVGAHFGVALVHYHGFDFEVATFREDGSYGDGRRPDSVCYSTPEKDAHRRDFTINGLFENPATGEVIDFIGGQQDLDARTLRAIGDAETRFAEDYLRMLRAVRFAARFDLKIEESTWVALQAHAPQITQISVERIFAEVRTILTHPNRVRGFDLLVESGLMQHILPEIIQLQGCDQPPEFHPEGDVYQHTRIMLDMIPADASEALVWAVLLHDIAKPATRTVDETGRIRFNGHDRVGAEMAEEILRRLKAPNHLIDAVRPMVARHMTFMNVTKMKRSTLRRFMDAPTFTDEIELHRVDCASSNGITENYEFVLAKRDEFANEPVVPPPLVTGRDLIERGHKPGPNLGKILNEIQTLQLDGQLTTRDDALAWLDANG